In a genomic window of Pelecanus crispus isolate bPelCri1 chromosome 1, bPelCri1.pri, whole genome shotgun sequence:
- the ELK3 gene encoding ETS domain-containing protein Elk-3, whose translation MESAITLWQFLLQLLLDQKHEHLICWTSNDGEFKLLKAEEVAKLWGLRKNKTNMNYDKLSRALRYYYDKNIIKKVIGQKFVYKFVSFPEILKMDPHAVEISRESLLLQDSDCKMPSESRDQHKHSLSALKSTSRNEYIHSGLYSSFTINSLQNQPDPYKPIKTEKLEEKSEGNTPVEEVRTVIRFVTNKTDKQVMRPMVSLPSTSETAAASAFLSSSVSAKIPSLMLPNSASISSPSSSSSRSPSLSPTSPLPAEHRSLFFESSCHDSDSLEPLNLSSGSKAKSPSLPPKAKKPKGLEISAPPMVLSSTDIGSIALNSPALPSGSLTPAFFTAQTPNGLLLTPSPLLSSIHFWSSLSPVAPLSPARLQGPNTLFQFPTLLNGHIPVPLPSLDGASSPVLLSPNAQKS comes from the exons ATGGAGAGTGCAATCACACTGTGGCAGTTCCTTTTGCAGTTGCTGCTAGACCAGAAACATGAGCACCTGATTTGCTGGACGTCTAATGATGGCGAATTCAAGCTACTCAAGGCAGAAGAAGTGGCTAAGCTGTGGGGactcagaaaaaacaaaactaatatGAATTATGACAAGCTGAGCCGAGCGCTCAGATACTATTATGACAAG AACATCATCAAGAAAGTGATCGGACAAAAATTTGTGTACAAGTTTGTCTCCTTTcctgagattttaaaaatggatcCACATGCTGTGGAAATCAGCAGAGAGAGCCTTTTGCTGCAGGACAGCGACTGTAAGATGCCTTCTGAGAGCAGGGATCAGCACAAGCACAGCTTGTCAGCACTGAAAAGCACAAGCCGTAATGAATATATCCACTCTGGCCTGTACTCCTCTTTCACTATCAACTCTCTGCAGAACCAGCCAGACCCTTACAAGccaatcaaaacagaaaaactggaGGAGAAGTCAGAAGGAAACACACCAGTCGAAGAAGTTCGGACTGTTATAAGATTTGTgacaaacaaaacagacaaacaagTTATGAGGCCCATGGTGTCGTTGCCTTCCACTTCCGAaacagcagctgcctctgcttttctcagctCATCAGTCTCAGCTAAAATACCTTCCTTAATGCTACCCAACAGTGCCAGCATTTCATCTCCATCGTCATCTTCCTCCAGGTCGCCGTCTCTGTCTCCCACCTCACCCCTCCCTGCAGAACACAGGAGCCTCTTCTTTGAGTCCAGTTGCCACGACTCAGATTCCCTTGAGCCTCTGAACCTCTCCTCAGGCTCCAAGGCAAAATCTCCATCTCTTCCCCCAAAggctaaaaaacccaaaggctTGGAAATCTCCGCCCCACCTATGGTTCTCTCCAGCACCGACATCGGTTCCATCGCCCTCAACAGCCCCGCGCTTCCTTCGGGATCCCTGACTCCAGCTTTCTTCACTGCACAG acCCCAAATGGATTATTGCTGACCCCAAGCCCGCTGCTGTCTAGCATTCATTTCTGGAGCAGCCTCAGTCCTGTTGCTCCTCTGAgtcctgccaggctgcagggaccAAACACTCTGTTCCAG